A DNA window from Aquarana catesbeiana isolate 2022-GZ linkage group LG01, ASM4218655v1, whole genome shotgun sequence contains the following coding sequences:
- the LOC141132389 gene encoding olfactory receptor 6B1-like, which yields MEYSNKTEINNFFLRGFPSLLELQIILFIFFLIAYILTISENTIIIMMIRLHSKLQKPMYFFLSNFSFLEICYVSVTVPKLLLNIMTENKTISFSGCMTQLFFFISLMCTECVLLAVMAFDRYIAVCHALHYVRIMNQNLCIKLALTSWISGFTITAIKIYFISKLSFCGPSIINHFFCDISPVLNLACIDMSEAELVDFILALVILLIPLLVTALSYLCIIHAILNISTTDGRQKAFSTCASHLSVVTIFFSTTLFMYARPKKAKSSDVNKLISLLYAVFTPIINPFIYCLRNKDIWDTVTKYLCRTEKYP from the coding sequence ATGGAATATAGCAATAAAACTGAAATTAATAATTTTTTCCTTCGTGGATTTCCATCTTTACTTGAACTACAAAtaatattgtttatattttttctgATTGCTTACATTCTTACAATATCTGAAAACACAATTATTATTATGATGATAAGACTACATTCAAAGCTTCAGAAGCCTATGTATTTTTTCCTAAGCaatttctcatttcttgagatctGTTATGTGTCAGTTACTGTTCctaaattattattaaatattatgaCTGAAAATAAAACAATTTCTTTCTCTGGGTGCATGACACAACTCTTTTTCTTTATCTCTCTGATGTGCACCGAGTGCGTTCTTCTTGCGGTAATGGCTTTTGACAGATACATTGCTGTGTGTCATGCATTACACTATGTTAGGATAATGAATCAGAATTTATGCATTAAATTAGCTTTGACCTCATGGATATCAGGATTTACCATTACTGCAATAAAGATATATTTTATATCTAAATTATCCTTTTGTGGTCCAAGcataataaatcattttttttgcgacATTTCACCAGTGCTTAATCTAGCTTGTATAGACATGTCAGAAGCAGAGTTGGTGGACTTTATTCTTGCCTTGGTCATTCTTCTCATCCCTCTGCTAGTCACTGCTTTGTCCTACCTCTGTATCATTCATGCCATCTTAAACATATCCACCACTGATGGAAGGCAAAAGGCATTTTCCACTTGTGCCTCTCACTTATCTGTAGTCACCATATTTTTTTCAACCACACTCTTTATGTATGCCCGGCCAAAGAAAGCCAAGTCATCGGATGTAAATAAGCTTATATCTCTTTTGTATGCTGTGTTCACTCCAATTATTAATCCTTTTATTTATTGCCTCAGAAACAAAGACATTTGGGATACTGTAACAAAATACCTCTGTCGAACAGAAAAATATCCCTAA